The Populus alba chromosome 6, ASM523922v2, whole genome shotgun sequence genomic interval ACAGTCAGAATGGGAAATTCAGTTATGGATATGCAAGCTCTCCAGGGAAAAGATCTTCCATGGAAGATTTTTACGAGACAAGAATCGATGGTGTTGATGGAGAGATAGTTGGTCTTTTTGGAGTTTTTGATGgtatctctctctcattttactCTTTGTGCTTGTAGATGTATATAGCAAGATTAATTTAGCAGGATAGTGAATGCAATAGAGATATGATGAGGGGGTACTTTCTATTAAATGCGTAATGCAGCAACGTTAGTTTCATTAATTACTATATGTGCATCCCACTTGGCACTAATCTAAGTAACTGCTGGTTTGTGATAGCTATTAATATGCAAGTGTGCTGTCTGATGAACATTCTTGTAATTCTCCACATGTGCCCTTTGCAACTTCTTGGgtcattttctcctttttatgCCAGATATCGCATTATTTTCTGTCACCAGCATGTTGTATTCTCAACTGATGTAGTCCTTAGGGGAAATGAAACTATCATAGATTAGCCCGTGTGCTCAATCTGTGATTTATTCTTGTGGAGAAATGTGATTGAACTGATTGTATGCAGATTTGGATATTTTGGTAGACAATTGTTTGCCCCAGTGTGGTTGCAGTACTTGAAGCCATATGCCAATGCCATTGTTGGCTGGGAATGGCAGGTGTAGGATGTTTAATCACAAATTTTATGTTGAGACGGCCTATACCAGGCTGTTGTACCgttatttatttggtttaatagataatcactttttttttgtttgtagtgTTGCTAGCTAGTTGAAGAGAAATATAATCATATCATATCTTTTGCaataattttccttttcaatcttATGAGCAGATAATGTAGCAAATTTTCCTGGCATGGTTTTTCAGGTCATGGAGGTGCACGAGCAGCTGAATATGTGAAACATAACCTTTTTAGCAATCTGATCAAGCACCCAAAGTTTATTTCCGACACCAAATCAGCTATATGTATCTCATTTCCTTAGTGccaatgtttcttttttctaatcttAAAATTTCTCGTTCAAGGAACttgatgtttaattttgaattgcTCCCTCTCTCTGCAGCTGATGCATACAATCACACAGACTCTGAATTTCTGAAATCAGAAAATAATCAGAACCGGGATGCTGGATCAACTGCCTCTACAGCTATTCTTGTTGGTGATCGTTTGCTTGTCGCTAATGTTGGAGATTCCAGAGCTGTCATATGCCGTGGTGGCAATGGTGAGACTCAGAATGATTGTAAAACCATTTGCAACTTCTAGaatccttttcatttttccaACATGTGATGCATTTTATGAAAACAGTACTGAcagtttgttttaattttttttaagttggctGTTGCCTAGAATTCCAAACTAAAGATTCAATTCATAGTCATCCGGTACTGTTGAAGAAATCATATAGAATAAGGCAATGCTGCTGCTgttaagaattataaacaaTAATACAATACAAGAGTGGAGACAGTgactgaaataaaattttagttatatGACTTGGTATCACTTCATTCATAATTTTGAAGCATTAAGAGAAATCAATGTGTAACTTCAATACAAAATCGTCATTTGAAATTTGGAGAGCCAGATCTGTGAGCTATAGTTAATGTCCTAGagcgtttctttttctttttctaaagtGGGAACAGTCGATGCAAAAGACTTGTCATTTTgatcttgattttgatttccaATAATAAAGTTCCAGTGCttgtgttaattttcttgtgatttttcaCTTAGGAAAGTGCATCTCATGGTAATATGTAATTTGGAAAGGTAAAGAAATCTAGTATTGGCCTGTTAAATCAGGATAATGACAATGGACCAAAATACAGAAAGAAAAGCAGATGCTCTGGGATAGAGTATGAGAGCATTTATCTGAGTACTGTGGTTGTATCTGTTTAGTTTATCACATAATTAAGTCATTAACTTGTCTTGCCATTTTCTTTAGCTATTGCTGTTTCCCGAGATCACAAGCCAGACCAGACTGATGAGCGGCAACGGATTGAAGATGCTGGAGGATTTGTCATGTGGGCTGGTAAGGACCTCACATGatcttctttctattttttgattaaaattttctGGGCCATACGTATCTTGTGATGACTGGAAATAATGACAGGTACTTGGAGAGTTGGTGGTGTCCTAGCTGTCTCTCGTGCATTTGGTGATAGGCTCTTGAAGCAGTATGTTGTTGCTGACCCAGAAATCCAGGTCTGATTCTTAATCTATTCAAGAAATGGTTGACATTTATCattttaaggtatttttcaatttaagatACCTTAAAATGATAAATCTTCCAAAATTTATATGTCATTACTCATGAGCACATGCACACTTGCACTCGCTCAGGTGCATTCAGGGATGCCTTTTGGAGATAGACTTTTAACTGCTAAATGCATGAATATTCATGAACATTGCTCAAGCGTTTCATTTTATAATTCTTGAGCAATGCGTTGCTTTTCAATTACTTACAGTTGACTATGCGccttgtgatttttttcttcttcgtctttTCCTTTGAGCATGTTTTGGTGACCAATATTATCATGGAAATTGTAGGAAGAAAAGGTTGACAGCTCCCTTGAGTTTCTTATCCTTGCAAGTGATGGTTTATGGGATGTTGTCACAAACGAGGTTTGTCCTTTTAGCTTCTTTTATGCTTTCATGTTATGGAGGTTGATGATTCATATTCCACTTTCTGTATTTTCTGTATTCTTCCTTGCTAATGATCTGGTGGAAATTGGCATACTGGTGCTTTTTAGTGAAGTTTGTTCCTCGTCAGAATAAAAACAGTTGatggtcttttttctttttttctttttgtcatcACCATCTGATGCTCCATCCATTCCTTAGGAAGCTGTTGAAATGATCCAGCCAATTCTGGACCCCGAGCAGGCAGCAAAGAGGTTGATGCAGGAAGCATATCAGCGAGGCAGTGCAGATAACATCACCTGTGTAGTCGTCCGTTTCTTGGGCAATCAAGGAGGTGCATCTGGTGGTGGCTCTGTGTGAGCATGCTGAACAGGTACTGTGCTAGGTTTTTATTCTTACCCAAGGATAAAAAAAGGACCAGCATTAAATCCTGTGGTGCAAATCTGATCAGGGAAACATGATAATAGCATCATCATATGTTTTGTAAGGATAGAAATACGAAGGAAGTTGACAGGCTGCCAACGTGTATTTTACATGTTTCAGCTTCTAGAATAGAACTATCCAAGTTTAGCTTACGTGCTTGGGTCTCGAGGTAGCTGGAACTGTGAGCTTGTGAGTCTGTAAAGAGTCTGGAGACTGTTTTATCCATTTCTCATCCGTCTGTTGTAAATGTGGTTTTCCATACTTCGGTTTCTTTCTTGCTAATTGCATCTCCTTTACCTGAGCTCTTTGTAGTGTTTCAGTTTTGTTCGGCTGCCTGTCTGAAGCCTCTCCATTTTTCTCGGTTAGATCACCATCGTAAACCATTCAGAGTTTCTGCTGCTGAAAAGCTCTTGGCAAGAAGATGCTTCTTCCCCCATGCCCCAAGAAGTCCGTGTAATCAGGCAATGAAAGCCCTTCGGAGGAGAAAATAGATTGAATCTCCTCTGATGGGGATGGGAATAAACTTTGGCTTGGTTACCATCTATCTATGCCACGACCAAATGAGGCAGTGGCAGTGAACTTGCGAGCTCTGAATTTCAATCACGCCGCTGCCTCTATTGCCTCCACCCATACTTAGCCTCTACCTTTCACCATGTTTGGATCTCAACcggaaaggaaaatgaaaaatacttgaaGGTTGATCCTGCATGTCAGGACTAGAAGCTagatttttagttgaattaaataagatattaatttgGATAAATTTAGTTGATTCGGTCAAGTTTCTAGCCAGCAGGTTGATCTGAATatcttgttaaaaaataaaatattattgttttaatagaaataattaattcatgttaACCCACGAATTAACTTGATGACCTAGCAATTTAAGTCTTTTCCAGGATTAATTTCTGGATTGGATCTGACAACCAATCTAGGTCAATTTACAAGGTCATTTTATGAATATATAGTGAGAGGACTCGTAATACGAATAAAAGCAAGCCCGACAAGGCAAGGATTTGCCATTATGGTTTATTTATAGGCATGAACTTCTGTAAGTGGACAGTACCTGCAGGTTATTTAATTGCAATTTGTAGGTCTATTCTATGAATTTTTCTTGCCTTGCTTTCCAAGGGTAAGAATAACTTGACAGAAAGTTTACAAGACTAGTGCTTctgaataatttgaaaatatattatagaagaagaagaagaagaagcttttACCTATTAGTTGTTCAccattttattccttttttttttttcaatgattagaGTATTCTTGGGTCATCTTTTCatacattaaaactattttttatttaatatttaacatgCTATTTCTTAATGTCACATGGTGTAATTATGAGAAATTCTCTTTCTTGCAATCATcattaaaattcaaacaaaaaataattacatgagAATCAAACacgttttaaatattttatttgattagtgttttaaaataaaataaaaaacaaatataaaatgaacagAATAGTGTTTAATTGAAGAGAGATAATAAAGATAtgaaataaacttatttttaatatttttttggagtgaatgtatattctttcaaaacattaacaatatatttctcttgttttcactatctttatttttttttttcaaaacaataattaaatattatcgaaattttgataaattaagaaagacattttcttttgaatattttcACGGAAACAAAGAATGATATTTCATGATTCATAATATATCATCCGATATATAGAAAGATATATTTAAGGTTGAGCATGTTTGATGTTAtgatagtgattgttttttaaaatattatttatttgaaaatatatcaaaataatatt includes:
- the LOC118050162 gene encoding probable protein phosphatase 2C 59 isoform X1; its protein translation is MGYLNSVLSSSSQVYADDAPVSGGGLSQNGKFSYGYASSPGKRSSMEDFYETRIDGVDGEIVGLFGVFDGHGGARAAEYVKHNLFSNLIKHPKFISDTKSAISDAYNHTDSEFLKSENNQNRDAGSTASTAILVGDRLLVANVGDSRAVICRGGNAIAVSRDHKPDQTDERQRIEDAGGFVMWAGTWRVGGVLAVSRAFGDRLLKQYVVADPEIQEEKVDSSLEFLILASDGLWDVVTNEEAVEMIQPILDPEQAAKRLMQEAYQRGSADNITCVVVRFLGNQGGASGGGSV
- the LOC118050162 gene encoding probable protein phosphatase 2C 59 isoform X2; translation: MLMMHLQNGKFSYGYASSPGKRSSMEDFYETRIDGVDGEIVGLFGVFDGHGGARAAEYVKHNLFSNLIKHPKFISDTKSAISDAYNHTDSEFLKSENNQNRDAGSTASTAILVGDRLLVANVGDSRAVICRGGNAIAVSRDHKPDQTDERQRIEDAGGFVMWAGTWRVGGVLAVSRAFGDRLLKQYVVADPEIQEEKVDSSLEFLILASDGLWDVVTNEEAVEMIQPILDPEQAAKRLMQEAYQRGSADNITCVVVRFLGNQGGASGGGSV